TACTACTTACACCGACAAAAAGGCCTATAGATGCAAACTGACATGTTCTCTTGTAATCGAGGTCCTTTaatggttttttttctattaatgtCTGTGATATCAAGTCGCCGGCTCCCATTAAAGCTCCACTTTGGATAGCTTGCATTAAATACGGTCGCCGGACAAGAGCATTTTGATATAGTCTGATCATACCGCGAAACTTCAACACCACGACATGCATGCTGAACACCGTGAAcacgattttttaaatatgcttATGACCCATTACtgcttataaattattttattagaattagCAGTATTATGAATAATAGCTATCTCACAAAGTAcgataattaatgaataaatttaataaacatcaGATTTCAGGTTAACATTCAACAATGACAAAATTGTCAACAAGTCACTTCACTTCACTTTTCACTTGATTCTGTCTTCTAGCTAGAGGAGGTATAAAgcatattatattctttggtatAGATTATTATGCATATTGCATATACATAGACAAGAATGATGTTTATAATAAGGTGCGGTACCCACAGGCGCTTTATCCAAATTattgaaataaacgcattatttacataataaaatactttttgttCCAAGTTTAGCTTTCCCGTATATCTTCAACCTTCTAAATACGTCGTAGTTTAATTATAGCCCATTCAGTAGCAGCAGTTTAAGAGCTTATTACGCTATGCTAATTTAGTGACTCACAAGAGGGATgacgctatacgtgagaaacgataggatgtatctcttatcgcgtctcacgtatagcggcgtccctcttgttagtcactaaatttagtaaagtgtaataagccctttaacggtatacctatatattatatagaccCCTTAAGTGCCCGTTAAACCATCGACAAAATCGGGAAATGGTAACATGAATGAATACTACCAGCTACCAGCCTTTGCAGCCTTTGAtgcaaagagcatataatcactacgttctttGATGTCTAGTCTGTGCCACCAGTGAAACGTAGATTGGGCTGGGGCTAATTTTTATTACTATCTACCTTAACTGCTTTGTAGAAAATTCAGATCATTGCAGCTTCTGCACATTATTAGCTAAcgaaaaatatacctattcaaCCGTCTTAAGTAGTGACCAGAGAAGAGAGGCAATGGATAAAAGGAAACTATCAACAGCCGGAGACAGTCTCTACCAAATACTTGAAGTGCCCAAAACTGCTACAGCCGATGATGTCAAGAAAAGTTACCGGAAATTGGCGTTAAAATATCACCCCGATAAAAATCCCAATAATCCAGATGCTTCGGAAAGGTTTAAAGAAGTAAACCGCGCACATACTATATTGAGCGATGCGACGAAGAGAAACATTTACGACAATTACGGCTCGCTCGGGCTGTACATTGCGGAACAGTTCGGCGAAGAGAACGTGAATGCGTATTTCGTGGTAACGAGCACCTGGTGCAAGGCGCTGTTCATCGTATGTGGTATTCTGACGGGCTGCTACTTCTGCTGCTGCCTGTGCTGTTGCTGCAACTGCTGCTGCGGGAAGTGCAAGCCGCGCCCGCCAGAGGAGTCGGGCGACTACCACACGCTGGAGCGCGACGACTCGGACGGCGTGGCGGCCGTGACCGTGCAGCCCGGCGGCGAGGGCCGCCCGTCCGGCAAGCAGGCGCCGCCGATCGCCATGCCCGCGCCTCCCGATGCCGGCTCGTCAGAACCGGCGCCTGCTTCCTATGGCGCCTCCGAAAATACTGGCCTGAACACAGGTGGGGTCAATTATGGAATTTCACATTAACATACTTAAATGCAACATATTCATCTTAATATTGTTTCCAGTGACACTGCAATGATCTCTCCATTACTTGCTGCCACAACTACTTTAGTTTAATGTTTATGATTGATGCTTTCCTACAATGCTGGCAGGAAAGAAAAAGTTGTCAGTACAATCAATCCAACCATCTAGGGAAACATTAAAATGTAAAGATTGAAATCACTTTCTTCCTCCTTACATTGCTCATTATTAAATGCATTGAATTGACCATTAGTAAAATAGTTCATAATATTAGTTACAGGTTAATGATAGTTTAAGCCCTTGCTCTCAGGCCAACATATATggatacatatgtatatgttgTGAAGtgctctatttttttttgtcagtgTTCAGTGATGATAGACATAATATTACATGaaatatttgcattattttgttCACAAATTTTTGGTGATATACTGAGGCAATTCTCTATATTTTGTGGcttttaaattattacaattGTCACCATTTATGTTCTAAATGCAGCACTGCATGGAGAATAAAACtttagtaagtacttactatTTATAGTGCAAAACTAAATTTGTAGACCATATGATTTAAATTAAAGACTCATTTGTGCATAAGTCTGCCAAATTACAACACCCTTGTATTGGTTAGTTTAATAATATTTCGAGTTTCAACTATGCACTGatagcaaaataaaacatttatgcCAGTTGGATCTCTGCACTATTAAGCTGCAGTTTGATATCAAAGTTTGTATAATTATACTTTTCCTACCTGGACATACCTCCTTAGTCTGTCTGTGCTGTTTAGTCCTTGGCATATGTTTGCTTCTCATATCTGCACCGAAAGTAAGGCTCCAGGCTCCAGTTTGACCACTAGATATTAGTTGTGATTTTTATAGCTAATCTTGAGTCTTTAAAGCCTTGAGGCTCAATAGCTTTCAACAATGGGAAGGTCTTTGTGTTGTGAAGACTCGTGTGTCTATAAGCCTCAAGCCTTTAAAACTCTTAACTACACTGCTgcaaataagtatgtatttgtacattagcacaatcggaataggacaaactgcgaaatctcttGGCTAGTGATGAAATTTGgtttatttgttaaatataagtcactttttcatgtccacaccaaATTGAAAAATGTGTGCCTTCCTGGAATTTACGTATTCTAtggaaatatggtgtaaggcaacattaaaacttattaaattctacacaaaaaagtcctacatACCTTTGCAGAAAAATTAAACCTTGTGgaaaatacttgctgaatccagattgagCACTTATACTTTTCCAGGGGACATTCTCTTGATATGAATAGGAATTCCACTTATGTTCATACATTTATACATGATCTACCACAATATTAACATTTCACTTGACCGCGACTTAACCAGAAAGTAGGGTAATGGGTTTCAGTACTGAAGcccaggatactggacggatttctTCAAATGACGTATCGATAGATTCCTCTTGACGTTCACACAGGTTGTTAGGTTGTTATCAGGACGTTaccacttgttttattaaagaaaaaacaatacagcCGACTTGAGCGGATGCTTAATCTGATATCATATTTTTCCTTCTagtgcctaaactattgagcagattttaataaaaaatacatcagtAGGTAACTAATTGGAACACCAGTACTAAGGAATACAAatttagtaaaatgaatgaggGAAAAAAAATTCTAGGGCTAAATAATGTGATGACAAAAACAGACTTTAGGTCTTATATGGGGCTTAGACAAcagtgataataataaaatttgacacCTTCAATCAAGTCGGTTGTAttgctttttctttaataaaacaagtgttaaCAGGTTGTGAACGTCAAGAGGAATCAATTGATATGTCATTTGAAGAAATCCATCCAGTATCCTGGGCTTCACGGTGTAGAGAATCATCAGTACTGAAACCCATTACCCTACTTTCTGggtaagtcgcagtcgagtataATATTGATATTGGGGTACATCATGTACAAAAGTATGGACATAAGTGGAATTCCTATTCATCCAAGTTTCATATCAAGAGAATGTCCCCTGTAAAAGTATAAGCGCTCAATTTGGACtcagcaagtattttctacaagaagatttaatttttccgcAAAGGTACGCagaacttttttgtgtagaatttaataagctttaatgttgccttacccCATATTTCCATAGAATACGTAAACTCAGattaaaatacgatttttttcaGGAAGGCACACATTACCAAGATGGCTGCGGTTCCTCATGGACCCAAATGTATaatggtgtggacatgaaaaagggacctctaattaatatatatgtataacatatttcatcactgtccaagagatttcgcagtttgtcctattccgattgtgctacaCTGGCTGCTCCTGGTTATGGGtggttgtataaaaaaaaaagacattcGAGTTCTAATTACATTTAACATATTCATTTCATTCTGGGATGGAGTCGCAAGACTCCATGTTAAGTAAGCTTAAGTACGAGTTACGATAATTGCCGCAGCGAACGTTTTAACTCTACTATTCTAATTCTGAGGTCAATTTTCGGGTAATTCCAAATCACTTCGGTCCTACCGTACCGTCCGAAAACCACCCATTATtgtatcatattattattttattcagagcccactgtgtcccactgctgggcaaaggcctcccccctctttttccactcgtctctgtttaatgctatatccggccagcatgtcaagaaggagtccaagttatcccgccatcgccgacgaggtctgccggatccccggttagactcgtggggctcccactccgtggttaacttggcccacaagtcatccggcattcggcagacatgaccagcccagtcccatttcaacttggccgctttccgagctacgtctattatttgagtcttagagcgcagcgtggtgtttcagactcgatctcttaattttacacctaatatgctgcgctccatagctctctggcaaaccccgagtttggacttctgagcttccgtcaaggaccaggtctgagcaccgtaggtgagaactggaagtacgcacatgtccataagcctacgcttgagtgacagaggtaggtctcccttcatcaggtgtttcattgaccaatagctcttccaggcgttttcggTGCGTCTTTGGACTTCTTTGTCCTGCcgcgcctggaaagagactatttgGCCAAGATAAAGGTATTCTTGGACATATGCGATGTGTTCTCCGTTTATCTCAATCCTACGTTATGTGCTGTTAGTCATGACCTTGGTTTTTGACATATTCATCTTCAGTCCAACCTCGAGGCTTGCGTTGCTAAGGTCTTCTATCATTGCTGCTTTCTGCTTGTATCATGCCAGGGGTTATTTTCTGAATTAACGGACAGTCGGAAGTGATTCGGAATTACGCAAATACACGTTAATATATAGATCTGCCCTGTTCTGCATACTCGTAACGTAGACGAGGGctatataatatttagttaaacAGAACAGTGACCATGTGATTCAGGTTTGCAAAAGGtgacaaaatacatatttatcgcATCATTATGTTTGTGctctacatacatataattaaaaataacaacaataggAGAAAAACGAACTATACTACCTTCTACAACTCGTTAATTACATATTAGTGTCTGAGTTGGATTATGAAGCCATAAAAGCCAGAAGTCCATTCCTGTGTTTCTATATAATAAggttagctgtatttttttcatacttaattttatacctttaaacgagcaattcttgtatatatgtatatatattgcggggatctcggaaacggctctaacgatttcgatgaaatttgctatatgggggttttccaGGGCGAAAAATCGAACTAGCTAGGTCTTacctctgggaaaacgcgcattatttagttattatatgTTTTTCGAGCAAAGCCTGGTATcccagatatttaaattataaatgagGTTAATTACATACTTTAGTGACGCcttaaaactatttacttgACTTATGACTATGACCCATCTgtgaaattttgtttatttatggtaatttatttattttgcgatTAGAGAATttacactatacatacataataggtTGCTCATCTATTAAGgtataagaatagaatagacgAAGTGTAGGCAGGATCTATGCCATAcaaactgtaaaaataattaaatgttattattatgtatttcacGTGTTTGGGTTTTATAGTTATCATGTTTCTGATTGCTTTACGCTAAGTGTGTAggcttagcacaggagcgcCGCTACAGTATCTCGGCCGCGAGTTAAGACTATCCGTCCCTCTCTAATTAACCTGCCGGGTGCCGCCCTAGCACAGGAGGGCCGGAGAAATATCTCGCCGGCGAGATACTTCTCCGGCCCTCCTGTGCTAGGCCGGAAGGACTTTAGGATATTTTTCGCGACTACGCTAACAGCGTCATACACATTTAGTTATGTGACATGTGTTTGAGACCACTTTTGCTTACAAAGTAAACACTTACAAAACGTAATTCTGCAATTATTACAATGGGCTTGTGTGAATGGGATtgacgaaaggggacgaagtCACGTggcgcttctccatacaaacaaaCGCACTCCCCatttccccattttcctctctgattataaaaatatttttacaccatTCATTGTAAATTAACCATATATGGTTAATAGCTATGCGCCttcgtgtttttattttattattatgacttaggagcttttaaaaatttgtatggaatttgtttttcgctcctaatcctaacgcagcgtactacgtaggcgaacaacacgcaaagcggcgcggcgcgtcgcggggtgaatcaatcctttgatacagtctatagaagtgtcctacgtgggcgatctcattgcgagcgcgaacgccttgggcccgccgagcgcggcttcgcttcgcgttcgcgagtgttcgcttacgtaagacgcagcgtaactcttatacttttattattacgagcctattgtgtcccactgctgggcaaaggcctcccccctcttcttccactcctcccggttttgagctacatctggccagtcgctcaaaaaggagtccaagttatcccgccgtcgccgacgaggtctgccggatccccggtttgactcatggggcacccactctgtggttattttggcccacatgtcattcggcatgcggcagacatgaccagcccagtcccacttcaacttatacttaataataaaaaaaaatgaaaaagaaacaagtgcgagtcggactcgcgcacgaaggattccgtaccattacgcaaaaaacggcaaaaaaatcacgtttgttgtatttttacgcatatcagtgaaagaacatgggtcaaaatcataaaaatattaaatacattttatcgtatttttatcgtataaatcttcatttttagttttaaagtgtgtcgatagatggcagtgaatttactgtggttacaaaatttactatgacagtaccgctctagtataagttactctatggtaatatggtccggtttttaccctttgggtacggaaccctaacaaaacaCGTAGGCtcatagctatgattaatatgtacaaagaattgtgtaataatattttccaATAGGTATgccaatatccagggaggaaaacgGGGACTACGTTCGTacggagaagcggtcgtccacaaTATCCACTTAAGTAGATAGTTAGCTagataaaggggcccactgattaccagtaggccggacgatatcggcctgtctgatgttcggaactgtcaaatttttgttctatctgacaggctgatatcgtccggcggactgataatcagtgggcccctttaagatcaattggctgaaaaaaataaaaaatgtaaggcGAGCTGAGCATTAGGAAAACTACTGACAAGTCTCCCCGTTTAGTCGCGAGTTGAGGATTGTAAACGGTCGCAAGGTTTAAATATGTTTTGCCTGCGCAAGTGTAGAGTTGCGTATGTTTTTTGTTCGCCTACGCGATTGTAATCCCACAAAATTAAAGGCGAGGGTTTTATTtagaactagcttttgcccgggACTAAGTCTGggtagagttagtaatttgcgtagcttattttttacacaatctgctttttatcgattccccatacaaccTTCCACCCCCCTTCTcgcccccttaaaggatgatttctgggataaaaactaccctatgcccttccccgggactcaaattgtttctataccaaatttcaactaaatgggtttggtttaagcgtgaagaggtaacagacagacagacgcaatttcgcatttataatattaatatgtgtTGCTACGTATTAATATGCAAAAAACATATGCTACATTGCGTCAGGTAACAACCGAAACTcgctaattactaaaaaataagtaaacaaaatcaaccttattttgGTACTGATACCGTTCACTTTGGCTATGAGCTTGTAGTGGTatttagtgagttttggttgtcaccagaACACTTAGTGTACATTTCATTCgctagcgtgacgagcgttcgcgtttgcgttatgatatttgtatgagattttgagCAGCGCGCCAagtgggacgttttggaaactcaaaagccCATAAAAATGATACTTAACGCTAACGCGTAATTCGCGTCacgctatcaaatgaaatttacactagggttaCTGACAATTTGAGACCTTCATGTCATGTATGTCCCTCGGTACCCGTTACATAATGGAATGAACTTCGCGCATTAGAAGATATATTCTAaacatacagtaccggccaataatatatcacctttgagtgtttttgtatgagcgtGTATATAGGTAGAGTAAACAATaaaggttagtttgtagattgcatattttattagatattttatacaaatatatatgatgaatattgcaatgaaatactgtgaattacaacaGGACTatactattactactattactaaaaaacctctagtaaaataagaaataagcggttttgactaatttacaatattagtggtggtaattgatataactgtttcaaattttaggtatctatgtcaaacggtctctgagaaaaacgcatttaactgatttgcaagaccgaagtgatcccaaaagtgttccgtttgtcaaaacaaagttttgcacggaacactaaaaatgaagttgacaatacataaaaaaaaacctctataaaaaaaaccattacatgagaccaatttttctcatcgcccatacaaaggaatactactagactacctaaagcagtgaggtggaagtcactcacaaatataaaaataaagttataccgtaaaaacatggaggtgatatattattggccggtactgtaccattacttttacaagcttttatcacagaataagtaatagcttttatttaagtttcaatgtttgtttgtaccgtcgcccacactgttatagttaacgctatctctactgagctcgttcacttacgtactaacaatggcattctgttaaacaaaagccattatttcttttgtgtgagtgcgtggcctttgtgcctgagcgcgtggccattgtgtgtgagcctcaggcacaaaaaggccacgcactcacacaaaagaaataatggcttttgtttaacagaatgccattgttagtacaggtaagtgaacgagctcagtagagatagcgttaactataactgTACATCGGTCATCGGTGGactttatgccttttgtaataactaataaggtTCACCGATGCACAGTTAGGACTGTtgctgtttgtatgtatgtatgttcgggtcaaatcttgcaagctaaattagacccacttcccattattcgattaaGCTGAAACTTCAGATACAAATGTAAGTTGGGCGACAATGCAATAATGGAACAGTaaaatggcgttattcataaacgcgttagaattgtctcgatgagtaaatattagttgcctgttgaaagaaaagtataggcagcgataaaagctttgtatcaaaaatgaaaattttgacaaaaacttttattataaagctcacttaatttacaacaaacttaagaaaaaaaccggtcgAGTGCGAGTCTGACGCgcgaatcacgtttgttgtatgagagccccacttaaatatttattttattctgtttttagtattttattgttgttatagcggcaacagaaatacatcatctgtgaaaatttaaactgtcaaacaaaatactaaaaagtacggaaccctcgttgggcgagtccgactcgtacttgtccggtttttgttttgttttaaggtttatttaatttacattaataaattgtgttacataaaatgtagcgtattgtattatttattgcgAAACATTCTGATTTTGGCTTAGTTTAGTAGTAACTAAACTATTACTATCTAACTATCAAATTGCCCAAATTGGGACTTAAGTAAACCCAAATAATTGAGTTGAAGCATAGATTTCTTACGCCAACAGGAAagtgaaaaccggccaagtgcgagtcggattcgcgcacgaaccATGACGCAAAAAAGTTacgtttgttgtgtgggagccccactaaaatactcattttattgtttttatgacacatcatctgtaaaaatttcaactttctagctatcacggttcataagatacagcctggcgacagacagacggacagcggagtcttagtaatagggtcccgttattaccctttgggtacggaaccctaataaaaacaaactcgtttaggtaataaattagatttttgttaaattaagttGGTATTTTAGGCATTTAGACTTcgacttttttatatatagatCGTTCAAATCATACGAATTTCgaatcgatttaaaaaaaaccgatgCTCTGGCAAATACTAAATCTCTCCCTAGTCCTAGTCATATCACTGTGACGTGCGGTCTCTTTCGCTCTACGGTTAAATGACATTTAGGTGAGCGAGTCGGGCACATAcgaacttaaaacttttttcgcGAGGAACCGCGAAAATTGTAACGCCTTAAAAGACGGTTACAATATTCAAGTGAGAAAAATATCACGGTACAATCACAATGGTAAAGTCACCAAATATCAAAATAGGGCAAACATGATCACATGATTTCTGGACGACCCCTATGTAGGTATTACATTTGTATGTATTTGATAACAATCATAAGTGTTATGACTTATGGCAAAtgtgtacatattttcaaaaatatgatGTAATCTAACTGCCAAGATGTGTTTCGTAAGAATAGTTCGCATAATAAAATACCCATCTCCTCATATACTTATTTCAAGAAGCCCTTTAAGCTATTAGCATTTCAATACCGTAAATAAGTTAAGTAAAAACTACATTTctcttaatttatataaataactgTTTGCAGTTTGTTTGGCAATAGTGCAGAAAGtt
The Cydia strobilella chromosome Z, ilCydStro3.1, whole genome shotgun sequence genome window above contains:
- the LOC134754648 gene encoding dnaJ homolog subfamily C member 5, which encodes MDKRKLSTAGDSLYQILEVPKTATADDVKKSYRKLALKYHPDKNPNNPDASERFKEVNRAHTILSDATKRNIYDNYGSLGLYIAEQFGEENVNAYFVVTSTWCKALFIVCGILTGCYFCCCLCCCCNCCCGKCKPRPPEESGDYHTLERDDSDGVAAVTVQPGGEGRPSGKQAPPIAMPAPPDAGSSEPAPASYGASENTGLNTGSSIPKYT